Proteins from a genomic interval of Streptomyces sp. NBC_01445:
- a CDS encoding D-2-hydroxyacid dehydrogenase family protein: MADWTRVGTDVEVRSLQRHLPTEDAVVEAVDDCEIVVAMRERTPFTDTLFARLPQLRLLITSGMRNASIDLAAAVRHGVTVCGTASNSEPPVELTWAIILGLARSVVRESTALRDMGPWQSTLGADLHGRRLGLLGLGKIGTKVARVGQAFGMEVAAWSENLTEERAAAAGVTLAPSKEELLESSDFVSVHLVLSDRTRGLIGADELKRMRPTAYLVNTSRAAIVDQDAMVRALHDGRIAGAGADVFETEPLPADHPLRTAPNFLGLPHLGYVTRRNYEGYFEGAVEDVEAFLAGSPVRTITA, from the coding sequence ATGGCGGACTGGACCAGAGTCGGGACGGACGTCGAAGTCCGGTCCCTGCAACGCCACCTGCCGACCGAGGACGCCGTCGTCGAGGCGGTCGACGACTGCGAGATCGTGGTCGCGATGAGGGAGCGCACACCCTTCACGGACACCCTCTTCGCACGCCTCCCGCAGCTGCGTCTTCTGATCACCTCGGGGATGCGCAACGCGTCCATCGACCTGGCCGCAGCGGTTCGGCACGGCGTCACGGTGTGCGGCACCGCCAGCAACTCCGAGCCGCCCGTCGAACTGACGTGGGCGATCATTCTCGGCCTCGCCCGGAGCGTGGTGCGTGAGAGCACCGCCCTGCGCGACATGGGCCCCTGGCAGAGCACACTCGGCGCCGACCTGCACGGACGCCGCCTCGGCCTCCTGGGGCTCGGGAAGATCGGGACCAAGGTCGCCCGCGTCGGCCAGGCCTTCGGCATGGAGGTGGCCGCGTGGAGCGAGAACCTCACCGAAGAGCGCGCCGCGGCGGCCGGCGTCACCCTCGCGCCCTCCAAGGAGGAACTCCTGGAGAGCAGCGACTTCGTCTCCGTCCACCTCGTACTCAGTGACCGCACGCGCGGCCTGATCGGCGCGGACGAACTCAAGCGCATGCGTCCCACCGCCTACCTGGTCAACACCTCGCGCGCCGCGATCGTCGACCAGGACGCGATGGTGCGCGCCCTGCACGACGGCCGGATCGCGGGTGCGGGCGCCGACGTCTTCGAGACGGAACCGCTCCCGGCCGACCACCCCCTGCGCACCGCCCCGAACTTCCTCGGCTTGCCGCACCTCGGCTATGTCACCCGCCGCAACTACGAGGGCTACTTCGAGGGCGCGGTCGAGGACGTCGAGGCGTTCCTGGCGGGGAGCCCGGTCCGCACGATCACGGCCTGA